The stretch of DNA GAAGGCCAAACACACCACAGCCTTCTGATGGCCACTGTACTCCCGTTTGATCTCTCCGGTCTCCACACACCACAGACGTGCAAGGTTATCTGAGGAGGCTGAAAAATgacatacaaaataaacatataaacacAAATTCCTCACAAgattttactaaaaaaacagAACAGTCTGCACACtcaggacaactgagggactgaTACTCAACCATTACAAAAGGATGTTATTGATGCTCCAAGAGGCAAAGCACgatattaagaaaaataaagtaaacttcTGAACAGGATAGTTTGATTTGtataaagtattattttatcttgcggaacaaaaaaacaaatctcttattgttaaaaaatattaaacatctaTAAGATTCCGATACAATGTacttacaaacacatttttacattgtactcaTATTTGAAAAATACCTACAAGTAACTAAATTTTTAGAAACCAGTGCTGCCAAAatcgattaattgcatccaaaataaaagtttgtttatagtgctgtttatatttctatgtatttctatgtatatataaatacacacacatacatacatgtatatatttaagaaatatttacacatacatatatactcatatttttatattataaatacaaatatatatttgatatgtttcttaaatgtatacatgtatgtgtaattatatacatataaatatacacaacacaaacatattatgcaaacaaacttttacactttattttaaggtgtctttgttaaagtgtaattatagatttaagtactcagtaatattaattaactacatgtacttactatatagtTACGGTTAgaattagggtttggcttagggttacttgcatgtaattatgcataataaattgttactataatagtaagtgcatgtaatgtgcaacaaggacaccttaaaataaagtgtaaccaacttttattttggaagcgattaatcgatttgacagcactagtagaAACATCAGTAATTACAAAGCTGTTAAGCCGCCTTTAAACCTAACCATAccacaaaactttattttaccGTATGTGTACTTACTGTACAGTGTACATATCCAAGACAGTACTTACTGAGTAATATAAGTAACTATATGggttaaggttaggtttaggggtaggttcaggCCAAGGTTACTACCTAGTTATTACCCAGTTATCGTAATTACTACAATGTGCAGTAGTATGTACATGCAGAACATGACTGTAAAAGTTACATGTATCCTACCTCAATAGAagcagtgttttgcaatacaacatGAAcccaataagtacattgtaccaaacaataataattttttgatgcaagtacaaagggatagttcgcccataaattaaaattctgtcaacatttactcaccctccactagttccaaatctgtatgagtttctttcctCTGTTGAACACGAAAGAAcctaatttgaaaaatattggtaagccattgacttccatagtatttttatatatatatatacactgtgtgcagaattattaggcaagttgatattatggtcatattttcttgccaagaaaattttaccaattccaaaccacatcaatcttaataactactattgattttgtatttaatcatttctaagttatatataattgtccatgaaggctgaaagtcaaaaactccttatttcaggtgtgctgaattattaggcaggttttcttttacagataaaatgagccaaaaaaaagagattgaactcagagtaaaagtaaaaaaaataaataaataataataattaaatgcccatgagaaggatgcaatactaattcaataatagaattagcaaagttaaggcatgatcattgggcagtgaaatgctcattgggtcagcagggtcagaaaaaacaggtggagaagaaaagacacgttaactgcaaaagaattaagaattaaggtgaagaattagctgtgaaaccatcaggaatcatttagtctccagcgccaccattttccagaactgcaaccttcctggagtctccagaagtgcaatgtgtcaggttctcagagaccttgcttgggtaaaaaaaataaaaaataaccctcacttaatatgaataacatgctgaagtgttgtgaaatacatgaagactgattttgtataggctttatggacagattgttgagagtgactcttgaaggaccagcatcacatcctcttgtaccactgtttgaagaatttatcttccagaatctggcagtaagtttaaggagctcatttttattccatCTCCTATCCTAAAAAGTTtgtcttgcagagattgactaaaatgagctcctaaaacttactgccagattctggaagataaattcttcaaacagtggtacaagaggatgtgatgctggtccttcgagagtcactctcaacaatctgtccataaagcctatacaaaatcagtcttcatgtatttcacaacacttcagcatgttattcatattaagtgagggttattttttagcattttttacccaagcaaggtctctgagaacctgacacattgcacttctggagactccaggaaggttgcagttctggaaaatgatggtgctggagactaaatgattcctgatggtttcacacctaattcttcaccttaattcttaattcttttgcagttaacgtgtcttttcttctccacctgttttttctgaccctgctgacccaatgagcatttcactgcccaatgatcatgccttaactttgctaattctattattgaattagtattgcatccttctcatgggcatttaattattattattattatttttttttacttttactctgagttcaatctctttttttggctcattttatctgtaaaagaaaacctgcctaataattcagcacacctgaaataaggagtttttgactttcagccttcatggacaattatatataacttagaaatgattaaatacaaaatcaatagtagttattaagattgatgtggtttggaattggtaaaattttcttggcaagaaaatatgaccataatatcaacttgcctaataattctgcacacagtgtatatatattatggaAGTTAATGGCTATCGACAACTCTTTAGTTACCAATATTCttgaaaatatcttcttttgcagtcaacagaagaaagaaactcatagaGGGTTGGAacatcttaagggtgagtaaatgattacagaattttcactttcaGGTGGACTATGCTATAgaacagtggttttcaaaccctgGGTTGCGACCGACTTAAAAAATGGGTCGCCAGGATGATTTAAGGAAAACATATGTAACCAAGTTCAAGACTCAGGAAAGAAGCAACTaaacaacataaacaacaaaaacaacaaaacgaaagtaaccggCAGCCACCTCAGGTCAgaatcaaatgtgtatttgtgtttgcactctgtttttgcagcgttgtacattgtagcaaatcagagacatatctgttgatgtCTATAATGtgatggccaatcagaggagctttagtgagtcagaatccactcaccgctCAGAACGCGAGTGTTCTTGTTCAGCCTAGAGTTCTGGAAGCTCGCGACATGAATCCTCTGATTATAATGAACAATGAATATatatgatgtaaataagagattaattgtCCTGTGTTGACAGATTCATTGATTATAGCGGAATTAGAGATCGCGATAAACtgaaatgagtgacagctttttaaggAAAAGCAACTTTGCATGCTTTCTTTGCTGTATATAGCCTGttctccattcagaatttgaataaaagttttgtttttcatgctgctaagagGACCACCTGTTGTACTTGCAACAAACTTTAGAAATTTACATCAGCATATTCTCTTGAAATCGCAATGACATTGTGATAATCATAACTATGGACTGGAcaaatatgatatgatatgtcAGAATAGGTGTGCATGAAGGCAAGCACCCTCACTAATTTCAGAAGCACCAACAGTGATttgattttggaacagagcatcCTTCCGGAGATCTACAGTGGGActcgagatcggtctgtagcGCAGTTAtctttccttccttctttctttcttatatatatatatatgggtcgcgtcaatttaaaaagaaaaaaaatagggtcgctctgaaaaaaaaacactgctatAGAAGACACCTCATATAAACTTATGATCTTCTTGTattagtaaaacatttaaactgtgTATGTTGTGCATGTTCACCTGTAACTATGTATTGTGAATCTCCAGAGAAGGCACAATCCCACATCCAGCCTCGGGACGTCTCTCCTGGGTTGTTACTCTTTATACTCAACTCTGTCATCAGAGAGAAGTTGGAGGTTCTCCATATTTTACAGGTCTGGTCAGCAGAGCATGTGGCCAACAATCTAGCAAAGAGTTGAAATCATTGATGCACTCATTTGTATAAtaattgaaaacaaaagaagaaaaaattcaCTGATTTCTCACTGTTCCTTAGTTTAGCTTTTTTGTGAGACGCTTACGTGGAGTCTGGGCTGAATTTGCAGCGTAATGAGTAGCGTTTGTGAGCAGGGATCTTGGTCTTGGGTATCAGCTGTGTCACCTCATCGCCGATTCCTCCAGCTAAATTCCACACATAACAGTTGCCCTAcaatcaaaaacaaataaaccaaaCCTGATTCTGATACAGTATGAATATATGCAGTACTCATTAGCACAACCTCATTAGTAGTGTGAAATACTGAATAACATATGATTGTTATTGGTTACTCACCGAGCTGTTGACTGCAGCCATATAACTGGCATCAGGATCGATATGGACTGAATTGACGGACACATCTGGCTCTGGGATGAGCTGTTCATTGTGGTCTGTTTTCAAATCCCAGATATGGATAACACCACTTTGGTCCCCAACAATTAATTCAGCCTAAAGCAAATACATTCAGAAAGAAAATGTACTTTTGATTAGTTTTCTTGTGAGTAGTAGCAGTAgcagataataaaatattacccAACTGACCTGATTGGGATGAAGACACACACAATTAATAGGTGCATTGACTTGAAATATTCTTTGGCACTGTAGATTTCTTGACCTGAATGAAAACAGTACTTTAAGAAACACATTTCTAAACGACCTTTATAGACACAGCAGACAGCATTCGTTACCTCAAGTCCCAGATGCGAGCCATGCAGTCTTCTCCACCCGTGTACATCCACCGCCCATCCTCATGAAAGCCAACAGACGTGATGTTCTTGCTGACACCGTCGTAATTGATCACAGGGTTTGGATTATTTGAGTTTAAGTCATACATGCGTATGTGTTGATAACCtaaaatgcaagaaaaaaaagtacagtGTGGAAACTATACAGGCAGAGATGAAAAAGAAATAGTGTTTGTGTAATTTACAGCTTTATACTTACCAGCAGCAGCAATCATGCTCCTATCAGGTGTTACTTCAAGGGAATTTACCTGCTGGTATTTGAGTTAAGCATCTTTAAAGTATTCTTGCACCTAAATAAACTCACTAATCCTACTGTACAGGATGTACCAGCAGttccttgtgaaaaagaagtacacttcaGAGAAGACTCCTTATTATGGAAgtaattcacttaaaaaaatgtttgcaattgaatgaaaatgttttaaagttaatgtaaattaaatgtaattagttaAACTTGCATGTGCTTTTTGACCCACTAGgacttgagtacatttttaaatgtaatttcataattacttctatcAAAAATTTCGATTCGAAATATGGTTTAAGTGTATTGCTAAACGAATTAACAACCATTTAtgataacaaatatatattttgatgtaATTTCTACTAAAACCggtgtcatgtatttaaatatatgtgtaattacacatttgtggTAACTAAGTTGCATTATATTTAAAGGTAAGTTAAAATGATAAAGTACTTAACGTGCTTTCATATCTTAGTcataacatcaaaataagtgtacttctttaaagcatgacaaaagattattaaattattacataatgatttaaaatgtactttatactaaaatgaagtgttaccaaaacttCTAAACTGGCATTATTACAAAGTGTAC from Onychostoma macrolepis isolate SWU-2019 chromosome 12, ASM1243209v1, whole genome shotgun sequence encodes:
- the mlst8 gene encoding target of rapamycin complex subunit lst8, whose product is MNVNQGTVGSDPVILATAGYDHTVRFWQAHSGICTRTVQHQDSQVNSLEVTPDRSMIAAAGYQHIRMYDLNSNNPNPVINYDGVSKNITSVGFHEDGRWMYTGGEDCMARIWDLRSRNLQCQRIFQVNAPINCVCLHPNQAELIVGDQSGVIHIWDLKTDHNEQLIPEPDVSVNSVHIDPDASYMAAVNSSGNCYVWNLAGGIGDEVTQLIPKTKIPAHKRYSLRCKFSPDSTLLATCSADQTCKIWRTSNFSLMTELSIKSNNPGETSRGWMWDCAFSGDSQYIVTASSDNLARLWCVETGEIKREYSGHQKAVVCLAFNDSVLG